In Archocentrus centrarchus isolate MPI-CPG fArcCen1 chromosome 24, fArcCen1, whole genome shotgun sequence, one DNA window encodes the following:
- the pgm3 gene encoding phosphoacetylglucosamine mutase, whose product MMAQFQEVSKQSSLHPKPAGLVLQYGTAGFRTNAKQLDHIMFRMGLLATLRSKKTKATIGVMVTASHNPEEDNGVKLIDPMGEMVTPDWEGYATQLANADQEDLLTALKDIIEKEAINMSQEANVFLGKDTRSSSASLSQAVLDGVSALDGHSKDYGLVTTPQLHYMVCCQNTQGKYGEATVEGYYRKFCQAFIQLTKNTSNRTDDQKHLCLDGANGIGALKVREMESHLKKELQISLFNDGSKGKLNHQCGADFVKVQQKTPTGIEINPGERCCSFDGDADRVVYYYTDSEGTFHLLDGDKMATLISTFLKELLTQAGLDLKIAVVQTAYANGSSTHYLENTMKVIVRCTKTGVKHLHHVAQEFDVGVYFEANGHGTVLFSKAAEEKIQQLAEDPNINDERKRAALLLKNTINVINQTVGDAISDMLLIEAILAIKGMTVQQWETIYSDLPNRQLKVKVSDRRVIDTTDAERRAVSPAGLQEAIDNLVKKYRQARSFVRPSGTEDVVRVYAEADTQESADALAHEVSLAVYHLAGGVGDEPKPLH is encoded by the exons a TGATGGCCCAGTTTCAGGaagtttcaaagcagtccagTTTGCATCCAAAGCCTGcagggcttgttttgcagtatGGTACTGCTGGCTTCAGgaccaatgccaaacagctggaCCACATCATGTTCAGGATGGGTCTGCTGGCCACACTCCGCTCAAAAAAGACCAAAGCCACCATCGGTGTCATGGTTACTGCATCACACAACCCTGAG GAAGACAACGGGGTGAAGCTGATTGACCCGATGGGTGAGATGGTGACACCAGACTGGGAGGGGTATGCCACCCAGCTGGCCAATGCAGATCAGGAAGATTTGCTCACTGCTCTGAAGGACATTATAGAGAAGGAGGCCATTAACATGAGTCAGGAGGCTAATGTATTTTTGGGAAAAGACACTAG GAGCAGCAGCGCCAGCCTTTCACAGGCAGTGTTGGATGGAGTTTCTGCCCTTGATGGTCACAGCAAAG ACTATGGTTTGGTGACCACCCCTCAGCTTCACTACATGGTCTGCTGTCAAAACACACAGGGTAAATATGGAGAAGCCACAGTGGAAGGATACTACAGAAAATTCTGCCAAGCTTTCATTCAGCTCACTAAGAAT ACATCCAACCGTACGGATGACCAGAAGCATCTCTGCCTAGATGGTGCTAATGGCATCGGAGCCCTGAAGGTACGCGAGATGGAGAGTCACCTGAAGAAAGAGCTCCAGATTTCTCTTTTTAATGATGGCAGCAAAGGAAAGCTGAACCACCAATGTGGAGCCGACTTTGTGAAAGTGCAGCAAAAAACCCCAACAG GCATTGAGATTAACCCAGGAGAGCGATGCTGTTCCTTTGATGGCGATGCTGACCGAGTAGTTTATTACTACACTGACTCTGAAGGAACATTTCACCTGCTGGATGGAGACAAGATGGCTACACTCATCAGCACATTTCTTAAAGAGCTGCTCACTCAG GCTGGACTAGACTTGAAGATAGCAGTGGTGCAAACTGCTTATGCTAATGGAAGCTCAACACACTATCTGGAGAACACTATGAAG GTCATAGTGAGATGTACAAAGACTGGAGTGAAGCATCTTCATCACGTAGCCCAGGAGTTTGACGTTGGAGTGTACTTTGAGGCCAATGGCCACGGAACT GTGTTGTTCAGTAAGGCAGCTGAAGAGAAAATCCAGCAGCTGGCTGAGGACCCCAACATCAACGATGAGAGGAAGAGAGCAGCTCTCCTGCTGAAGAACACAATCAACGTCATCAACCAG ACTGTAGGAGATGCCATTTCTGACATGCTGCTGATTGAAGCCATACTAGCCATCAAAGGGATGACTGTCCAGCAGTGGGAAACCATCTATAGCGACCTACCAAACAGGCAGCTTAAAGTCAAG GTATCAGACCGCAGGGTGATAGACACAACAGATGCAGAGCGGCGGGCGGTGAGCCCAGCAGGCCTGCAGGAGGCCATCGACAATTTAGTGAAGAAGTACAGACAGGCTCGCTCCTTCGTGAGGCCCTCTGGCACCGAGGATGTCGTGAGAGTTTACGCAGAGGcagacacacag gaGAGTGCTGATGCCCTGGCACATGAAGTCAGCCTTGCAGTGTATCACCTTGCTGGGGGAGTCGGGGATGAACCCAAACCACTGCATTAG
- the ccnc gene encoding cyclin-C, with amino-acid sequence MAGNFWQSSHYLQWVLDKQDLMKERQKDLKFLTEEEYWKLQIFFANVIQALGEHLKLRQQVIATATVYFKRFYARYSLKSIDPVLMAPTCVFLASKVEEFGVVSNTRLISAATSVLKTRFSFAFPKEFPYRMNHILECEFYLLELMDCCLIVYHPYRPLLQYVQDMGQEDMLLPLAWRIVNDTYRTDLCLLYPPFMIALACLHVACVVQQKDARQWFAELSVDMDKILEIIRVILKLYDQWKNFDDRKEIAAVLNKMPKPKPPPNSESDQSSNGNQSNSYSQS; translated from the exons ATGGCGGGGAACTTCTGGCAGAGTTCTCATTA tctgcagtgggtcctggataAACAGGACCTGATGAAAGAGCGCCAGAAGGACCTGAAGTTTCTCACAGAAGAGGAGTACTGGAAGCTGCAGATTTTCTTCGCCAACG TGATCCAGGCTTTAGGTGAGCACCTGAAGCTTCGTCAGCAGGTCATTGCTACCGCAACTGTTTACTTTAAACGCTTCTATGCCAG GTATTCTTTGAAAAGTATAGATCCAGTTCTCATGGCCCCTACCTGTGTTTTCCTGGCTTCTAAAGTTGAG GAATTTGGAGTTGTATCCAATACCAGGCTGATCTCTGCAGCAACATCTGTGT TGAAAACAAGATTTTCCTTTGCCTTTCCAAAGGAGTTCCCCTACAGAATGAATCAT ATATTAGAATGTGAGTTTTATCTTTTGGAGCTGATG GACTGCTGCCTGATTGTGTACCACCCCTACAGACCATTGTTGCAGTATGTGCAGGATATGGGACAGGAGGACATGCTGCTGCCCCTGGCCTG GCGAATAGTGAATGACACGTACAGGACAGATCTGTGTTTGCTCTACCCTCCTTTCATGATAGCCCTGG CTTGTCTGCATGTTGCCTGTGTGGTGCAGCAGAAAGATGCCAGACAGTGGTTTGCAGAGCTCTCGGTTGACATGGACAAA ATCCTGGAGATTATCCGTGTTATTCTGAAGCTGTATGACCAGTGGAAAAATTTTGATGATAGAAAGGAGATAGCTGCTGTCCTAAACAAAATGCCAAAACCCAAACCACCTCCAAACAG tgAGAGTGATCAGAGCTCCAATGGGAACCAAAGCAACTCATACAGCCAGTCTTAG
- the faxca gene encoding failed axon connections homolog: MYWRVGFAWTRSCVVDLGPNQSLSSGLLGSDEQLSFYGYIIAYPLQDCGGIMSALGSDSWWRKTLYLTGGALLAAAAYLLHELLAIRKEEELDSKDAIILHQFSRPKTGAPSLSPFCLKLETYLRMVDLPYQNYFDGKLSPQGKMPWIEYNQEQVCGTEFIIDFLEQKLGVSLNKSLTMQEKALSRAITKMVEEHFYWTIAYCQWVDNLEETQKMLSVSGPLSDLLKWILSHLTGGIVKREMYGHGIGRFSTEEVYALMEKDMRTLATLLGDKKYIMGSKLSTVDAAVFGHLAPAMWMLPGSRPEQLIKGELINLAMYCERIRRRFWPEWFVDLEDFRYNDTTESSDSPSKLPDLGLYSRTDTFQDDTRSHTLHTHTPQDPPSSHSDPTGHSLYDSDMDTECSEIDQPKC; encoded by the exons ATGTACTGGCGTGTCGGGTTCGCCTGGACGCGGTCGTGTGTGGTTGATCTGGGTCCGAATCAGAGCCTCTCCTCCGGTCTGCTGGGCTCCGATGAGCAGCTCTCGTTTTACGGGTACATCATCGCGTACCCACTGCAGGACTGCGGCGGGATAATGTCAGCTTTGGGCTCGGATTCGTGGTGGCGGAAAACACTGTATTTGACTGGAGGGGCTCTGCTCGCTGCTGCTGCTTATCTGCTGCACGAACTGCTGGCCATCAG AAAGGAGGAAGAGCTGGACTCTAAAGATGCCATCATACtccaccagttctccaggcccAAAACTGGCGCCCCATCCTTGTCCCCTTTCTGCCTTAAGCTGGAGACCTACCTCCGTATGGTTGACCTGCCCTACCAG AACTACTTTGATGGGAAGCTTTCGCCACAGGGAAAGATGCCGTGGATTGAGTACAACCAGGAGCAAGTGTGTGGTACCGAATTCATCATTGATTTCCTGGAGCAGAAGCTAGGCGTGAGCCTCAATAAGAGCCTGACAATGCAGGAGAAGGCCTTATCTCGTGCCATTACCAAAATGGTGGAGGAACACTTCTACTG GACTATAGCTTACTGTCAGTGGGTGGACAACCTGGAGGAGACCCAGAAGATGCTGTCGGTGAGCGGTCCACTGAGCGACCTACTCAAGTGgatcctgagtcacctgacaggTGGGATTGTCAAGAGGGAGATGTACGGGCATGGAATTGGACGTTTTTCTACCGAGGAGGTTTACGCTTTGATGGAGAAGGACATGCGCACCCTGGCCACACTGCTAG GTGATAAGAAGTACATTATGGGGTCTAAACTTTCAACAGTAGATGCCGCAGTGTTCGGTCACCTGGCCCCTGCCATGTGGATGTTACCAGGATCACGGCCGGAGCAGCTAATCAAAG GTGAGCTGATCAACCTCGCCATGTACTGTGAGCGCATCCGTCGGCGATTCTGGCCTGAGTGGTTCGTAGACCTGGAGGACTTCCGCTACAACGACACCACAGAGAGCAGCGATTCGCCCTCGAAACTCCCTGATCTCGGCCTCTACTCCCGCACGGACACTTTCCAGGACGATACGCGCTCACACACTTTACACACTCACACGCCACAAGACCCACCATCGTCTCATAGTGACCCCACGGGCCACTCGTTGTATGACTCTGACATGGACACGGAGTGCTCTGAGATAGACCAGCCCAAGTGttga
- the LOC115774723 gene encoding LOW QUALITY PROTEIN: glial fibrillary acidic protein (The sequence of the model RefSeq protein was modified relative to this genomic sequence to represent the inferred CDS: inserted 1 base in 1 codon), translated as MSRSPERMSSYRRHFEGTLAASSVCQLQMSSQSPTRRETCHRSASFTRSGGTMGRRAHNNKARLTSSMSMGALCFGISMGGEPELDLAAAAAENQAFISARTHERQEMVALNNRLTVYIEKVRTLESKNKQLEAEIEALRRSYDTSSGXQLKELNRDAEEMRTQRNVSLAAKKAMLGQLDTLKTKYNEALEARKKTEYEIEALRPNVDKATSARITLERQLESLEVQLTFLQRVHKEEIEELMLRITSASSKVDITFGLPDLSSALRQIQSQYDSIAAKNLEEMETWYRTKFQDLNNTSSEHIQSGRSMREEIAAYKKNILNKEHELEALKTRNEYLEAQIQDRLEQYKKEEKDLEDHIEAIKVDLKVSKEKIALLLREYQNLLNLKMTLEVEITTYRKLIEGEDSRLSTMVRNLSLTGGLQLLSSDSTCALSAPSKLDGSPSDTSSRGTERAAGAGQVGVASLDTQADGNLEKQATVMSERKTVLIRTVNTDEDTYESNTQECTIIISGAADDTDEE; from the exons ATGAGCCGCAGTCCAGAGAGGATGTCTTCATACCGCCGTCATTTCGAGGGGACTTTGGCTGCCAGTTCTGTATGCCAGCTGCAGATGTCCAGTCAATCTCCCACCCGCAGGGAGACCTGCCACCGATCAGCCAGCTTCACTCGAAGTGGTGGGACGATGGGGCGCAGGGCTCACAATAACAAGGCACGACTGACCAG cAGTATGAGTATGGGAGCTCTGTGCTTTGGTATATCCATGGGTGGTGAGCCAGAACTGGAcctggctgcagctgcagcagagaacCAGGCCTTTATATCGGCTCGCACCCATGAAAGGCAAGAGATGGTTGCCCTCAATAATCGTCTGACAGTGTATATTGAAAAG GTGAGAACATTGGAGtcaaaaaacaagcagctggAGGCTGAGATTGAGGCCCTGAGAAGAAGCTACGACACATCATCTG CTCAGCTGAAGGAACTAAACAGGGATGCAGAGGAAATGAGAACGCAGAGG AATGTGTCTTTGGCAGCCAAGAAGGCGATGTTGGGCCAGTTGGACACGCTGAAGACTAAATATAATGAAGCTTTGGAGGCCAGGAAGAAGACAGAGTATGAGATTGAGGCTCTACGTCCG aATGTGGACAAAGCAACCTCAGCCCGGATTACACTGGAGAGGCAGTTGGAAAGCCTGGAGGTTCAACTCACCTTCCTGCAGAGAGTTCACAAAGAG GAAATTGAGGAGCTGATGCTGCGGATCACTTCAGCATCCTCTAAAGTGGACATCACCTTTGGCCTTCCAGACCTTTCCTCTGCCCTCAGACAGATTCAGTCGCAGTATGACAGCATTGCTGCCAAAAACCTGGAG GAAATGGAGACTTGGTATAGAACCAAGTTTCAGGATCTTAATAACACCTCCAGTGAACACATTCAAAGTGGTCGAAGTATGAGAGAGGAAATTGCTGCTTATAAGAAGAAC ATCCTTAATAAAGAACATGAGCTGGAGGCATTGAAGACAAGAAATGAATATTTGGAGGCCCAGATCCAGGATAGATTGGAGCAAtataagaaagaggaaaaggacTTAGAG GATCACATAGAGGCAATTAAAGTGGATCTGAAGGTGAGCAAGGAAAAGATTGCTCTGCTGCTGCGAGAATATCAGAACCTCCTGAATCTCAAGATGACTCTGGAGGTTGAGATCACCACCTACAG aaaactgattgAGGGGGAAGACAGCCGCCTGAGCACCATGGTCCGAAACCTCTCTTTGACTGGAGGCTTGCAACTCCTTTCCAGTGATAGCACATGTGCTCTTTCAGCACCTTCAAAGCTGGATGGATCTCCCAGTGACACAAGCAGTAGGGGCACAGAGAGAGCTGCAGGTGCTGGTCAAGTGGGAGTGGCCTCATTAGACACCCAGGCTGATGGTAACTTAGAGAAACAGGCAACAGTAATGTCTGAGAGGAAGACGGTCCTCATCAG AACAGTAAATACAGATGAGGACACCTATGAGAGTAACACACAGGAGTGCACTATCATCATTTCAGGAGCAGCTGATGACACAGATGAAGAATAA